In the genome of Gammaproteobacteria bacterium, the window TGCGGCCTTCTGTTTTTTTGCATGGCGTTCCAGGTAGGAATTAGCCAAGTGGGTAAACGTATCTATGCCACGCTCTGCACGGCGCTCGATCAAAGGATCTATGCCGTCGATAATTTCGCCGAGACGCCGGTTGGCTAAATCCCGGGCTTTGTTGAGGGTGAGGGGTCCGTAACCGCCGAGGGTGTAAAGCCGCTTCCTCCCGTTCGCTCTATATGAGACGACGAACGACTTTTTGTCCGACGGATAGATCCTCAATCCAAGCCCCCGGGGACTATCGTCCCAGCGCACGTCCCGGCTCAAACCGTCGCCTTCGTAGTGGCAGGTATCGATGTAGCGTTTGGTCAGGCGCACAGCATGGAGTTCCGTTGGGGTGATCCGCTAAGTCACCTATAAGTCACCACAGTATAGCGAAGCTGCGCGTATTTGAAAGTACACAATTCATCCAAAATCGCATATTATCAGCGACTTTAGGTATCTCTGGATACGCATAGAGAAGTTAGGGAAACTGATTTGTAATCAGTAGGTCGGGGGTTCGAATCCCTCAGCCGGCACCAATTAAAACAAGGGCTTAGCGATAATTCGTTAGGTCCTTGTTTTTATGTATCAATGATATGTCAATATTTCAGGCGACGTTCAATGCGTCACACCATCCGGCTCGGTCGCCAACAGCACCTCTATCGCTTTTATGATCTTTCGCCACGTCGCTGCGCCATCCATGTCGCCAACGGCCAAAAAGCTGTCGGCAAGTATCGCTGCCCGTAGGGGTGCCTGGTGGTCCCCATGCTTGGCGATAAACGCGCTGGCCGAGCGGTAAATATCAATCTCTGAGGTCATGCGGGAAGTCTGCCAGGATTGGCGAATAAGAAAAGCCTCGCCGGAGGACGGGGCTGAGTTAATGATCGCACTTAGAAATGAATTGTCACCGATAGCGGCTTCGCTGTCTAAGACGAATCTTTATCGAGCGTGAGCCGTCTTCGATGGCATAAGTTTTAGCGCTTCATCAATAGCGATCGCAAAATTCAAACTTTCTCCAGTCGTCACCTTGAAGGTTGTGATTCCAATAAGACGGCCTTGTGCGTCGAAGAGCGCACCACCGGAGGAACCACGCGATATCGCCGCAGATGTTTGAATGACGGAAACTCCTTTTCTTATGCGAAGCCCCGAAATTAAACCTTCGCTAAAGCTATTTCGGAGGCCCTTCGGCGAACCGATTGCAAATACTTTTTCACCAACTTTTAGGTCGGAATAGTTTCTTGTAGCACTTACGGGGCGAAGTTTTTCTTCTGAAGTGATGAAACAGATGTCTTTTTTTCGGTCTCCAACAGGGGGTCCGAAATAGATCCGCTTATCGTTTATATTAGTAAAGATGTTCGACTTATCCACGACCACATGACAGTTAGTAAC includes:
- a CDS encoding trypsin-like peptidase domain-containing protein yields the protein MELFALLSPSVFPLEARTDEKGSRGSAIALTENLAVTNCHVVVDKSNIFTNINDKRIYFGPPVGDRKKDICFITSEEKLRPVSATRNYSDLKVGEKVFAIGSPKGLRNSFSEGLISGLRIRKGVSVIQTSAAISRGSSGGALFDAQGRLIGITTFKVTTGESLNFAIAIDEALKLMPSKTAHAR